The proteins below come from a single Miscanthus floridulus cultivar M001 chromosome 1, ASM1932011v1, whole genome shotgun sequence genomic window:
- the LOC136474653 gene encoding mitogen-activated protein kinase kinase 9-like has product MALTFRERRLPQLHISLDVPSCAFRHPNPNPPAAASTSASRASGEFRLSDFDRLAVLGRGNGGTVYKVAHRRTSALYALKVLHRGDPGAASEVDALRRADSSPHVVRCHSVLPAAAPGDVALLLELVDGGSLDAVAARRGAFPEAALAEVAAQALAGLAHLHARSVVHRDVKPANLLVSAAGEVKIADFGIAKVLSRAGDHCAAYEGTAAYMSPERFDTERHGHADPCAADVWSLGVTVLELLMGRYPLLPAGQKPSWAALMCAICFGELPSLPDGAASPELRAFVAACLQKDYTKRASVAQLLAHPFVARRDVAASKDALWRLVSGA; this is encoded by the coding sequence ATGGCTCTGACGTTCAGAGAGAGGAGGCTTCCGCAGCTGCACATCTCGCTCGACGTCCCCTCGTGCGCCTTCCGGCACCCCAACCCCAACCCGCCGGCGGCGGCCTCGACGTCCGCGTCGCGAGCCAGCGGCGAGTTCCGGCTCTCGGACTTCGACAGGCTCGCCGTGCTGGGGCGCGGGAACGGGGGCACGGTGTACAAGGTCGCGCACCGCCGGACGTCGGCGCTGTACGCGCTCAAGGTGCTGCACCGCGGCGACCCCGGGGCAGCGTCGGAGGTGGACGCCCTGCGGCGCGCCGACAGCTCGCCGCACGTCGTGCGGTGCCACTCCGTGCTCCCCGCGGCGGCCCCCGGCGACGTCGCGCTCCTGCTCGAGCTCGTGGACGGCGGCTCGCTGGACGCCGTCGCGGCCCGGCGCGGGGCGTTCCCGGAGGCCGCGCTCGCCGAGGTCGCGGCGCAGGCGTTGGCCGGACTGGCGCATCTCCACGCGCGCAGCGTCGTCCATCGCGACGTCAAGCCGGCGAACCTCCTCGTCAGCGCCGCCGGGGAGGTCAAGATAGCCGACTTCGGCATCGCGAAGGTCCTCTCGCGCGCCGGCGACCACTGCGCAGCCTACGAGGGCACCGCCGCGTACATGAGCCCCGAGCGGTTCGACACGGAGCGCCACGGACACGCCGACCCCTGCGCCGCCGACGTGTGGAGCCTGGGGGTCACCGTTTTGGAGCTCCTCATGGGACGGTACCCGCTGCTCCCCGCCGGGCAGAAGCCCAGCTGGGCGGCGCTCATGTGCGCCATCTGCTTCGGCGAGCTGCCGTCGCTGCCAGACGGCGCAGCGTCGCCGGAGCTCCGTGCGTTCGTCGCCGCTTGCCTGCAGAAGGACTACACCAAGCGGGCGTCTGTGGCGCAGCTTCTTGCGCACCCGTTCGTCGCCAGAAGAGACGTCGCGGCCTCCAAAGACGCGCTCTGGCGACTGGTGTCCGGAGCCTGA